CGGCGAATTGCCGGGTCGCGATTCCTTCTGGAAGAAGATCAGCTCGATGCCGTTGGCGGTCTGCGCCGTCAGCCAATCGTGGCCGTCGCCGTCGTCGCCCATGTTCTGGACTTCGAGGCCGAGAACGTCGCGATAGAACGCTTCGGTGCGGCCGATGTCGGAAACGAAATAGCAGATGGTGCCAAGTTTTCTGTTGCGAAACACGGGATGTCTACTCCTGGTTTGAGGGTTTGCGTTCGCACTGTTGCCGCGCCATCCCGATTTGTGAGGGAAGGCTCACCAAAAAAAGATGACCGTCGGGATCGTGGCTGGCGAGCAGCACGCCATCGCGGCGCGCCGGCCCGAGCAGCGCGCGGCGGATGCGGCCGAAATGAAGCGTGCCGTCGAGACCGGATAATTCTTCGAGCTGATTTCCACCGGCGTCGCGCCAGCGCCGCCTGATCTCGGCGATGCGCTGCCGCAAGGCAGGGTCCGACAGGCGCAGCAGCCAGGCGATTTCCTGCCGTGTATGGCCGGTGAGCGCCAGGAGCGCGGTGGTTTTGAGCGCCGAGGGCAGTGCGACGACGAAAGCCCTCGGCATGTCCTCGCGCGCGACCGATGCCATGGGCTCGGCCTGCCAGCGGGTTTCGCGATGGCGCCGGCGGACGGCGGCGCGGGCATCGAATGCCGCGCGCTTGCGCAGCGCGCCTTGCAGCCATTTGCGGTTGTCGGGGCAGGAAAGATCGGCACGACCGGCTTCGATCGCCGAAAGCAGCACCGTCTGCAGGAGATCCTCCGCCTCGTCAGGCCGTCGCGCAGCGCGGCGGGCCTGGCGCAGCAATTCGACATAGGGTCGTGACAACACTTTGTTTCCCCAAGCACGAAATGTGCGGCCAAGCTAAAGAAACAGGGGGCGGTCTTCTTCGACAAGCCCTTGAGGAAAGAAATCATCCTTTTATTTCAATTGACTATCCGATCGCGCATTAAATTTCCCGGCAATTCTTTCCACACCCTTCCTGGCCTGCGGCATCCTTGCGCCTGAAAGCCGTCCTCAACGGGAACCTGGTGCGCACCGGGTATCAGGGAGGACGTCGGTGCCGGACTGGCAGCGCTAACGGTGGCGTTGTCTGGTGACGAGCCCTAAGTCCGGGCCCTGGAAAAACCCGGCCGCCGCGAATGGCGGCTTTGAGGCCCGAAGTCTGCCGTCGCGAATGACGTGCGAGGTCGGTCCGGGGCAAGAACACCGGCGGGGCGCCCGGAAGGCGCCAGCATTAGAATAGTGTGAGGCACCGACCCGGCGCCCCGCTTCCCGACTTCTCCCGCAACGGGAGTGTTCTTTGACAATGGCCAGGGCGGATTTTCCGCAGCGTGGCGATGAAGAAGTGTGGCTTACAAAAACAGGGCGCGGTCCTTTTCAACGAGCCCGGCAATGAAGGCGGCGACGACCTGAATGCGCCGCAGCTGGCGGACACTTTCATGATAGACCAGCCAGTAGGCGCGGCGGATCGGGGTGGCTGCTTCCACGGGGACCAGTTCCGGCATTGAGCGGGCGACGAAAGTATGCAGGATGCCGACGCCAGCACCGGACCGTACCGCCTCCGCCTGGCCGAGCGCCGAGGAGATGGCGAAAGTGGAATGCCAGTCCGGACTGAACTCGGCCGCGTAGTCGAGCGACTGGCTGACGATGAGGTCAGGCACATAGCCGATCAACGGATGTTGCTGCAGTTCGGCCTTGCTCGCCGGCAGGCCGTGCTTTTCGGCATAGGCGCGCGAGGCATAGAGGCCGAGCGTGTAATCGACCAGCTTGCCGGCAACCAGTCGCCCCTCGGTCGGCCGTTCGACGGTGATCGCGATGTCGGCCTCTCGGCGCGACAGCGAGAAGGAGCGCGGCACCGGCACGAGTTGGATCGTGAGTTCGCGATGCAGTGCGGTCAGCGCGCCAAGCCGCGGCGCGAGATAGGCGACGCCGAAGCCGTCGGGCGCGCCGATGCGCACGGTGCCGGAAATGTCGTCGCCTTCGCCGGCCACCGTCGAGCGCGCGGCGATCATCTCCGCTTCCATGCGCTCGGCAATGTCGAGGAAGCGTTCTCCGGCCGGCGTCAGCTCGGAACCGGTGGTAAGCCGGCGAAACAGTTTGGTCCGCAAGGCCTCTTCGAGCGCGGCGATGCGCCGCGAGACCGTGGCATGGTTCAACTCGAGGCGTTTTGCGGCGCCCAGGATCTGGCCCGAGCGGGCCACGGCCAGGAAGATACGCACGTCATCCCAATTCATGATGCCTCCGGGCGGGTGGGCTTGCCTGTATTCCGGACGAAACGAACCATCGGCATCTTTGCGCTGTTTGATGCTTCTGTCCAGTTCGGTATTTAATCCTTGCACAACGGCTGCGATTTCCCTCGCGTTGCGTTCCGATCCTCAAAGGCAGACAATGGCCTCATCAAAATCCAGGGAGAGAACCATGATCGAATACGGTCATTTCGTCGGTGGCAAGCGCGTCGCCGGTACGAGCGGACGCAAGCAGGACGTGATGCAGCCGATGGACGGCTCGGTGCGCGGCACGGTCGCGCTGGCCTCCAAGTCGGAGCTGCGCGCCGCTGTCGAAAACGCCAAGGCGGCACAGATAAAGTGGGCGGCGGTCAATCCGCAGCGCCGCGTGCGCGTGCTGATGAAGTTCCTGGAACTCGCCAACCGCGAATATGACTCGCTGGCCGAAATCCTGGCGCGTGAGCACGGCAAGACCATCGCCGACGCCAAGGGCGACATCCAGCGCGGCCTCGAAGTGGTCGAGGTCTGCATCGGCGCGCCGCATATGATGAAGGGCGAGTTCACCGACGGCGCCGGCCCCGGCATCGACGTCTATTCGATGCGGCAGCCGCTCGGTGTCGTCGCCGGCATCACCCCGTTCAATTTCCCGGCGATGATCCCGCTCTGGAAGATCGCCCCCGCGATCGCCTGCGGCAACGCTTTCATCCTGAAGCCTTCCGAGCGCGATCCGGGCGTGCCGCTGCGCATCGCCGAGCTGTTCATCGAGGCCGGCCTGCCGGAGGGCGTTCTCAACGTCGTCAACGGCGATAAGGAAGTGGTCGACGCCATCCTCGACGATCCGGACATCAAGGCCATCGGCTTCGTCGGCTCGACGCCGATCGCGCAATACATCTACTCGCGCGGCTGCGCGGCCGGAAAGCGCGTGCAGTGCTTCGGCGGCGCCAAGAACCACATGATCATCATGCCCGATGCCGACATGGACCAGACGGTCGATGCGCTGATCGGCGCCGGCTACGGTTCGGCTGGCGAGCGCTGCATGGCGATCTCGGTTGCGGTTCCGGTCGGCAACGATACCGCGAACCGGCTGATGGAAAAGCTGATCCCGCGCGTCGAGAGCCTCAAGGTCGGTCCGTCGACCGATTCGTCGGCCGATTTCGGCCCGGTGGTGACCGCGCAGGCGCTGGAGCGCATCAAGGGTTACGTCGACATCGGCGTCAAGGAAGGCGCCAAGCTCGTCGTCGACGGTCGCGGCTTCAAGATGCAGGGCTACGAGAACGGCTACTATATGGGTGGCTGCCTGTTCGACAATGTGACGCCGGACATGCGCATCTATCAGGAAGAGATCTTCGGGCCGGTGCTTTCGGTGGTGCGCGCCCCGCGCTACGAGGACGCGATCAAGCTCGCCAACGACCATGAGATGGGCAATGGCGTCGCCATCTTCACCCGCGACGGCGATGCGGCGCGCGATTTCGCCAGCCGCGTGCAGGTCGGCATGATCGGCATCAACGTGCCGATCCCGGTGCCGATCGCCTATTACACCTTCGGTGGTTGGAAGGCGTCGTCCTTCGGCGATCTCAAC
The genomic region above belongs to Mesorhizobium terrae and contains:
- a CDS encoding CoA-acylating methylmalonate-semialdehyde dehydrogenase translates to MIEYGHFVGGKRVAGTSGRKQDVMQPMDGSVRGTVALASKSELRAAVENAKAAQIKWAAVNPQRRVRVLMKFLELANREYDSLAEILAREHGKTIADAKGDIQRGLEVVEVCIGAPHMMKGEFTDGAGPGIDVYSMRQPLGVVAGITPFNFPAMIPLWKIAPAIACGNAFILKPSERDPGVPLRIAELFIEAGLPEGVLNVVNGDKEVVDAILDDPDIKAIGFVGSTPIAQYIYSRGCAAGKRVQCFGGAKNHMIIMPDADMDQTVDALIGAGYGSAGERCMAISVAVPVGNDTANRLMEKLIPRVESLKVGPSTDSSADFGPVVTAQALERIKGYVDIGVKEGAKLVVDGRGFKMQGYENGYYMGGCLFDNVTPDMRIYQEEIFGPVLSVVRAPRYEDAIKLANDHEMGNGVAIFTRDGDAARDFASRVQVGMIGINVPIPVPIAYYTFGGWKASSFGDLNQHGPDAFRFYTKTKTVTSRWPSGVKDGAEFVIPTMN
- a CDS encoding VOC family protein, which encodes MFRNRKLGTICYFVSDIGRTEAFYRDVLGLEVQNMGDDGDGHDWLTAQTANGIELIFFQKESRPGNSPIIVFEIAEGGIDDVVAGLAAKGATIVTPVSHAPGGWSAEIADPDGHQISMYQSEEQPRSLKK
- a CDS encoding LysR family transcriptional regulator, with translation MNWDDVRIFLAVARSGQILGAAKRLELNHATVSRRIAALEEALRTKLFRRLTTGSELTPAGERFLDIAERMEAEMIAARSTVAGEGDDISGTVRIGAPDGFGVAYLAPRLGALTALHRELTIQLVPVPRSFSLSRREADIAITVERPTEGRLVAGKLVDYTLGLYASRAYAEKHGLPASKAELQQHPLIGYVPDLIVSQSLDYAAEFSPDWHSTFAISSALGQAEAVRSGAGVGILHTFVARSMPELVPVEAATPIRRAYWLVYHESVRQLRRIQVVAAFIAGLVEKDRALFL